In Promicromonospora sp. Populi, one genomic interval encodes:
- a CDS encoding ROK family protein, protein MVNKSEYTVGLDIGGTKILGALLDPAGEVVATVRRSTVHGADGLVAGAAQAVRDVAESGGVALTAVAGVGLGIPGIVDHRSGTVKHAVNLGVHDDELPLADLLSAELGGVPVVVENDLNVAAVGAAHVLERSDDQASGAREHEDLAFLALGTGLASGLVLDGQLRRGASGAAGEIGHVPVDPLGPECPCGQRGCLERFASGKALEAAWPSRHGKPAPVELFEAARAGDEEAIAVKDRFADATASAVRLLVLTTDVRHVVLGGGVAQLGTELLDAVQDALREQAKVSQFLGSLKLADRVRLAPTHVPVAAVGAAVLGRRS, encoded by the coding sequence ATGGTTAACAAGAGCGAGTACACGGTCGGCCTCGACATCGGCGGCACCAAGATCCTTGGCGCGCTACTCGACCCGGCGGGCGAGGTGGTCGCCACGGTGCGCCGGTCCACGGTGCACGGCGCCGATGGGCTTGTCGCGGGTGCGGCGCAGGCGGTGCGCGACGTCGCCGAGTCCGGCGGGGTGGCCCTCACGGCCGTGGCCGGCGTAGGGCTGGGGATCCCCGGCATCGTCGACCACCGTTCCGGCACGGTGAAGCACGCGGTCAACCTCGGTGTGCACGACGACGAGCTCCCGCTCGCCGACCTGCTGTCCGCTGAGCTGGGCGGTGTGCCCGTGGTGGTCGAGAACGACCTCAACGTGGCCGCCGTCGGCGCCGCGCACGTGCTGGAACGGTCGGACGACCAGGCGAGCGGGGCCCGTGAGCACGAGGACCTTGCGTTCCTCGCGCTCGGCACGGGCCTGGCGTCCGGCCTGGTCCTGGACGGGCAGCTGCGCCGCGGCGCGAGCGGCGCAGCGGGCGAGATCGGGCACGTTCCCGTGGACCCGCTCGGGCCGGAGTGCCCGTGCGGGCAGCGCGGCTGCCTGGAGCGGTTCGCCTCGGGCAAGGCGTTGGAGGCGGCCTGGCCGTCGCGGCACGGCAAGCCGGCGCCGGTCGAGCTGTTCGAGGCGGCTCGGGCGGGCGACGAGGAAGCGATAGCGGTCAAGGACCGGTTCGCCGACGCGACCGCCTCGGCCGTGCGGCTGCTGGTGCTGACCACCGACGTGCGGCACGTGGTGCTCGGGGGCGGCGTCGCGCAGCTCGGCACGGAGCTGCTGGACGCCGTGCAGGACGCACTGCGCGAGCAGGCCAAGGTGTCGCAGTTCCTCGGGTCGCTCAAGCTGGCGGACCGGGTAAGGCTTGCGCCGACCCACGTTCCGGTCGCGGCCGTGGGAGCCGCTGTCCTCGGGAGGAGAAGCTGA
- a CDS encoding RidA family protein — translation MTAKTALSTPDAPAPAHTFHQGVRKGPFVQVSGQGPVDPATGEYVHAGDVAAQTTRTLENVRAIVEAGGATFDDVVMLRVYLTKREDFGAMNEAYGEFVTKHCPGGVLPSRTTVMVGLPREEMLVEIDALAITD, via the coding sequence ATGACCGCGAAGACCGCCCTCTCGACCCCGGACGCCCCCGCGCCCGCGCACACGTTCCACCAGGGCGTGCGCAAGGGGCCGTTCGTCCAGGTGTCGGGGCAGGGCCCCGTGGACCCGGCGACGGGGGAGTACGTGCACGCGGGCGACGTCGCCGCGCAGACCACCCGCACGCTTGAGAACGTGCGAGCCATCGTGGAGGCCGGCGGCGCGACGTTCGACGACGTCGTGATGCTGCGGGTCTACCTCACCAAGCGCGAGGACTTCGGAGCCATGAACGAGGCCTACGGCGAGTTCGTGACGAAGCACTGCCCGGGCGGCGTGCTGCCCAGCCGGACCACCGTGATGGTGGGCCTGCCGCGCGAGGAGATGCTGGTGGAGATCGACGCCCTCGCCATCACCGACTGA
- a CDS encoding extracellular solute-binding protein — MNKNRLVGAAASAITLTLALSACGNAGGTPAAEETGPGEVRVWIVGSDTPVEARDYLTQTFEEENPGSTLVIEEQAWEGLVDKYTTALSGSDSPDVVEIGNTQAAAFTSAGYFREITADEFESLGGSDLIPGFVEAGDWEGAHYALPYYSGSRVVFYSEQVLGDTPVPTTLDEYVETAVDLRTDDLSGVYWPGQDWYNALPFIWENGGFIAEQAEDGTWEAGFSSEGGIAGLEQIQTIMTEGNNAPADANETDLQVPFCEGAVGFLSAPSWIQWSINAPEEPEDPEGVPGCASTYGSDLQAIALPGKDGGAAQVFAGGSNLAIAQNSARPDLALSAYEIMLSDEYQTILAGAGLFPAKTSLFEAVDQSTSIGVAAAEAAANARLTPASPNWADVESQMLLQTAFTKIASGEDVQAVAEQLDTDIEEILNG; from the coding sequence GTGAACAAGAACCGTCTCGTCGGCGCTGCGGCGTCGGCGATCACCCTGACCCTCGCGCTCAGCGCGTGCGGTAACGCAGGCGGCACCCCCGCCGCCGAGGAGACCGGACCCGGCGAGGTCCGGGTCTGGATCGTCGGCTCCGACACGCCCGTAGAGGCCCGCGACTACCTGACGCAGACCTTCGAGGAGGAGAACCCCGGCAGCACCCTCGTCATCGAGGAGCAGGCCTGGGAGGGCCTCGTCGACAAGTACACGACGGCGCTGTCCGGCTCGGACTCCCCCGACGTGGTCGAGATCGGCAACACGCAGGCCGCCGCGTTCACCTCGGCGGGCTACTTCCGCGAGATCACCGCGGACGAGTTCGAGTCCCTGGGCGGCTCCGACCTGATCCCCGGCTTCGTCGAGGCCGGCGACTGGGAGGGCGCGCACTACGCCCTGCCCTACTACTCGGGCTCGCGCGTCGTCTTCTACTCCGAGCAGGTCCTCGGCGACACCCCGGTGCCGACCACGCTGGACGAGTACGTCGAGACCGCCGTCGACCTGCGGACAGACGACTTGTCCGGCGTCTACTGGCCCGGCCAGGACTGGTACAACGCCCTGCCCTTCATCTGGGAGAACGGCGGCTTCATCGCCGAGCAGGCCGAGGACGGCACGTGGGAGGCCGGCTTCTCCTCCGAGGGCGGCATCGCGGGCCTGGAGCAGATCCAGACCATCATGACCGAGGGTAACAACGCCCCGGCCGACGCCAACGAGACGGACCTTCAGGTCCCGTTCTGCGAGGGTGCTGTCGGGTTCCTCTCCGCGCCGAGCTGGATCCAGTGGTCCATCAACGCTCCCGAGGAGCCCGAGGACCCCGAGGGTGTGCCGGGCTGCGCCTCGACGTACGGCTCGGACCTCCAGGCCATCGCCCTGCCGGGCAAGGACGGCGGCGCGGCCCAGGTGTTCGCCGGCGGCTCGAACCTCGCCATCGCGCAGAACTCGGCCCGTCCGGACCTCGCGCTGAGCGCCTACGAGATCATGCTCAGCGACGAGTACCAGACCATCCTCGCGGGTGCTGGCCTGTTCCCGGCCAAGACCTCGCTGTTCGAAGCGGTGGACCAGTCCACGTCGATCGGTGTGGCCGCTGCTGAGGCCGCCGCCAACGCCAGGCTCACCCCGGCGTCGCCGAACTGGGCCGACGTCGAGTCCCAGATGCTGCTGCAGACCGCCTTCACGAAGATCGCCTCCGGCGAGGACGTGCAGGCCGTGGCCGAGCAGCTCGACACGGACATCGAAGAGATCCTCAACGGCTGA
- a CDS encoding alanine racemase produces the protein MGLVLHIDDSAYSWPLLTLDESALDHNIATVAGAFAAAGVEHAPHVKTHMSRAIWERQAVAGAWGATVATPAQLRAALGWGVPGAGRRVFLANELVDPREIAWLRTALSDGTADEVWVYVDSARGVDLLADGFAGAAPETAARLGVLVELGVPGGRTGVRTVPDAVALAGQVPNAGLRLVGVAGYEGPVAGGTSEEELAAVGRWCDGLREVGAQIAGLVDGPVVLSAGGSAFADVVTGHLALPVRDAAGNSVPTRVMLRSGAYVTHDHGHYLHADPWTRMGVGPLRPAITVWASVLSAPEPGLVICGLGRRDVSFDIDLPTPLVLRSPDDAGRLGEGRDLAGVRVTALNDQHAYLSIDPGVDPAVGPTIESGVDSAIEPGDVIGFGISHPCTTLDKYRTALVTRGDDVVEQITLDF, from the coding sequence ATGGGGCTTGTGCTGCATATTGACGACTCCGCCTACTCCTGGCCGCTGCTGACGCTCGACGAGTCCGCGCTGGACCACAACATCGCGACAGTGGCCGGCGCCTTCGCCGCCGCAGGCGTGGAGCACGCGCCGCACGTGAAGACGCACATGTCCCGCGCGATCTGGGAGCGGCAGGCGGTGGCCGGAGCGTGGGGCGCCACCGTGGCTACGCCCGCGCAGCTCCGGGCGGCGCTCGGCTGGGGCGTCCCGGGCGCAGGTCGCCGCGTGTTCCTCGCGAACGAGCTGGTGGACCCGCGCGAGATCGCGTGGCTCCGCACCGCACTCTCGGACGGTACCGCCGACGAGGTCTGGGTGTACGTCGACTCCGCGCGGGGTGTGGACCTGCTCGCGGACGGTTTCGCGGGCGCCGCGCCGGAGACCGCCGCGCGGCTCGGCGTGCTCGTCGAGCTCGGCGTCCCCGGCGGCCGCACGGGCGTACGCACCGTGCCCGACGCCGTAGCGCTCGCCGGCCAGGTGCCCAACGCCGGCCTTCGGCTGGTCGGTGTCGCCGGTTACGAGGGGCCGGTGGCGGGCGGCACCAGCGAGGAGGAGCTGGCCGCCGTCGGGCGGTGGTGCGACGGGCTGCGGGAGGTGGGTGCCCAGATCGCGGGCCTCGTCGACGGCCCCGTGGTGCTGAGCGCGGGTGGCAGCGCCTTCGCCGACGTCGTGACCGGGCACCTCGCTCTCCCGGTCCGGGACGCGGCCGGCAACAGCGTGCCGACCCGGGTCATGCTGCGGTCCGGCGCGTACGTGACGCACGATCACGGCCACTACCTGCACGCCGACCCGTGGACGCGGATGGGTGTCGGGCCGCTGCGCCCGGCCATCACGGTCTGGGCCTCGGTGCTCTCCGCGCCCGAGCCCGGGCTGGTCATCTGCGGCCTGGGCCGCCGGGACGTGTCGTTCGACATCGACCTGCCGACGCCGCTCGTGCTGCGCTCCCCCGACGACGCCGGGCGCCTGGGCGAGGGCCGCGACCTGGCCGGCGTGCGCGTGACCGCGCTCAACGACCAGCACGCCTACCTCTCGATCGACCCGGGGGTCGACCCCGCCGTCGGCCCCACCATCGAATCCGGCGTCGACAGCGCGATCGAGCCCGGTGACGTGATCGGGTTCGGGATCTCGCACCCCTGCACCACGCTGGACAAGTACCGGACCGCCCTGGTGACCCGCGGCGACGACGTCGTCGAGCAGATCACCCTCGACTTCTGA
- a CDS encoding DUF4349 domain-containing protein — MAADGGAERSEAVAPGYADEGAADAAGAVGLPEAPEEAVDRELITTGSATLAVADPFDAAEQIARLVEEAGGRVEARDELAATDNEPGSASMTLRIPADRVSATLDALDQLGEMRNRHVETVDVTGTAQDLDARIAALRTSTDRLRELMADADQTSDLIEIEAELSTRQAELDSRVAERNRLSDEVAMSTLHVEIVAEGTPAAQAQPGGFLGGLTAGWSALVSTFNVIVLVLGAIIPWLAVAGLVLLAVIGVRRQIAKARPGGPTSPAEPEPAPAD; from the coding sequence ATGGCCGCCGACGGCGGGGCTGAGCGCAGCGAGGCCGTCGCACCGGGGTACGCGGACGAGGGCGCCGCCGACGCCGCGGGCGCCGTTGGCCTCCCCGAGGCTCCGGAAGAGGCGGTGGACCGCGAGCTCATCACCACCGGCAGCGCGACGCTCGCGGTGGCAGACCCGTTCGATGCCGCGGAGCAGATCGCCCGCCTCGTGGAGGAGGCCGGCGGCCGCGTCGAGGCACGCGACGAGCTCGCTGCCACCGACAACGAGCCGGGCAGCGCGTCGATGACGCTCCGCATCCCCGCCGACCGGGTGTCGGCCACGCTCGACGCCCTCGACCAGCTCGGTGAGATGCGTAACCGCCACGTCGAGACGGTGGACGTCACCGGCACCGCGCAGGACCTCGACGCGCGCATCGCGGCGCTGCGCACCTCGACCGACCGGCTGCGCGAGCTCATGGCCGACGCCGACCAGACCTCCGACCTCATCGAGATCGAGGCGGAGCTCTCCACCCGTCAGGCCGAGCTGGACTCCCGGGTCGCGGAGCGGAACCGGCTCTCGGACGAGGTGGCGATGTCCACCCTGCACGTCGAGATCGTTGCGGAAGGTACCCCTGCGGCCCAGGCGCAGCCCGGCGGGTTCCTCGGCGGCCTGACCGCGGGGTGGAGCGCGCTGGTCAGCACGTTCAACGTGATAGTCCTCGTGCTCGGCGCGATCATCCCGTGGCTCGCGGTGGCCGGCCTGGTGCTGCTCGCGGTGATCGGCGTCCGCAGGCAGATCGCCAAGGCCCGTCCCGGCGGGCCGACGTCGCCCGCCGAGCCGGAGCCGGCCCCCGCCGACTGA
- a CDS encoding DUF3039 domain-containing protein, with protein sequence MTEPLSNPQGEPSTQGGTSVLEREETREETQPGDHERFAHYVRKEKIMQSALSGKPVIALCGKVWVPGRDPGKFPVCPRCKEIYEGLRDPQDGGEGDSKK encoded by the coding sequence ATGACCGAACCACTCTCCAACCCGCAGGGCGAGCCCAGTACGCAGGGCGGCACGAGCGTCCTCGAGCGCGAGGAGACCCGGGAAGAGACACAGCCCGGAGACCACGAGCGCTTCGCGCACTATGTGCGCAAGGAGAAGATCATGCAGTCCGCTCTGAGCGGCAAGCCCGTGATCGCGCTCTGCGGCAAGGTCTGGGTACCGGGGCGGGATCCGGGCAAGTTCCCGGTGTGTCCCCGGTGCAAGGAGATCTACGAGGGTCTTCGTGACCCGCAGGACGGCGGCGAGGGCGACTCCAAGAAGTGA
- a CDS encoding C39 family peptidase — protein sequence MRDALDVTASEDRIPLSDPAAQEQVAHALITAASLPGLTASEKLQIEAELAKLSKVNPALASSTRAALSSPYALSAVSAVPDTLLLPTVHQAQAKSYWCGPATASMIVKYKGKTHTQTTMARVEYLKTEENGATTWASGLMTVGLNKALATAQYQQVQAPSATTLKGAMVDSLNALYPVALDTVEFAGGQHYNGHPVDRTIGHWIVGNGYSNAGSTLQFMDPATSYYPDAEPTFALSTTGMAVYLQSNGIAW from the coding sequence GTGCGAGACGCTCTTGACGTCACGGCATCCGAAGACCGGATCCCGCTCAGCGACCCTGCCGCGCAGGAGCAGGTCGCCCACGCGCTGATCACCGCCGCTTCGCTCCCCGGGCTCACTGCCTCGGAGAAATTGCAGATCGAGGCCGAGCTCGCGAAGCTCAGCAAGGTGAACCCAGCACTGGCGAGCTCCACTCGTGCTGCCCTCAGCAGCCCGTACGCGCTGTCGGCCGTGTCCGCTGTGCCTGACACGCTGCTGCTGCCCACCGTCCACCAGGCCCAGGCGAAGTCGTACTGGTGCGGTCCGGCGACGGCGTCGATGATCGTCAAGTACAAGGGGAAGACGCACACCCAGACGACCATGGCGCGGGTGGAGTACCTGAAGACCGAGGAGAACGGCGCGACGACCTGGGCCAGCGGACTCATGACCGTGGGCCTGAACAAGGCGTTGGCCACCGCGCAGTACCAGCAGGTGCAGGCCCCGAGCGCCACGACGCTCAAGGGAGCCATGGTGGATTCCTTGAACGCCCTCTATCCCGTGGCGCTGGACACCGTCGAGTTCGCCGGCGGACAGCACTACAACGGTCACCCGGTGGACCGGACGATCGGCCACTGGATCGTTGGTAACGGCTACAGCAACGCCGGTTCGACACTGCAGTTCATGGACCCGGCGACAAGCTACTACCCGGACGCCGAACCCACCTTCGCCCTCAGCACGACCGGCATGGCCGTCTACCTCCAGTCCAACGGGATCGCCTGGTGA
- a CDS encoding ROK family protein — MATATGRSGTGRELGARLRATSKVLPEHARAHNRSLVLQHLFHEGPTSRADLARATSLTRVTISDLVSVLITEGLVEELGTRPGQRVGKPAILVGLRTDAYQIVAVDLTEHGRMRGAVLSLTGEIVVRRQLDIDGRTGDELVDLLTRFVRRLVAAANHPVIGVGVGSPGIIDLYGRVVEAPNRGWYDVPLAEILGERMGLPVHVANDANTAALGEFTYGGASSAMLVVTIGAGVGAGVVADGVRLHGHADAAGEIGHVTVVDDSSTGSGRQAEDCACGRRGCLETVLSVPALRRAVAGKNSQDSDAALASAGRVLGVTLAPVVSALNLTEVLLSGPRDLLDGPLREAALDTIRQRTMPAINSGLQLRMAALDEDVVLAGAAVLVLSAQLGVS, encoded by the coding sequence ATGGCGACGGCGACAGGACGCAGCGGTACCGGGCGAGAGCTCGGCGCACGGCTGCGCGCGACGTCCAAGGTGCTCCCCGAGCACGCCAGGGCGCACAACCGGTCCCTGGTGCTGCAGCACCTTTTCCACGAGGGGCCCACCTCCCGGGCCGACCTCGCACGAGCCACCTCGCTCACCCGCGTCACGATCTCGGACCTGGTCTCGGTGCTCATCACCGAGGGCCTGGTCGAGGAGCTCGGCACGCGTCCCGGCCAGCGCGTCGGCAAGCCCGCGATCCTGGTTGGCCTGCGCACTGACGCCTACCAGATCGTGGCGGTGGACCTCACGGAGCACGGCCGCATGCGCGGCGCGGTCCTGAGCCTCACGGGCGAGATAGTGGTGCGTCGGCAGCTCGACATCGACGGGCGCACGGGCGACGAGCTGGTGGACCTGTTGACCCGCTTCGTCCGCCGGCTCGTGGCCGCGGCGAACCACCCGGTGATCGGCGTCGGCGTGGGCTCGCCCGGCATCATCGACCTGTACGGCCGGGTCGTCGAGGCGCCTAACCGTGGCTGGTACGACGTCCCGCTGGCCGAGATCCTGGGCGAGCGCATGGGCCTGCCCGTGCACGTCGCGAACGACGCCAACACGGCGGCGCTCGGCGAGTTCACCTACGGGGGCGCCAGCTCCGCGATGCTCGTGGTCACCATCGGCGCGGGTGTGGGCGCCGGCGTGGTGGCCGACGGCGTGCGGCTGCACGGTCACGCCGATGCCGCGGGCGAGATCGGCCACGTCACCGTGGTCGACGACTCCTCGACCGGCTCGGGACGGCAGGCCGAGGACTGTGCTTGCGGGCGCCGCGGCTGCCTCGAGACCGTCCTGTCCGTGCCGGCGCTGCGGCGCGCGGTCGCTGGCAAGAACAGCCAAGATTCCGACGCCGCACTGGCGTCGGCAGGCCGGGTGCTGGGTGTCACGCTCGCCCCGGTCGTCAGCGCGCTCAACCTTACGGAGGTGCTGCTGAGCGGTCCGCGCGACCTGCTCGACGGCCCCCTTCGCGAGGCTGCGCTGGACACCATCCGACAGCGCACCATGCCGGCCATCAACTCTGGCCTGCAGCTGCGGATGGCCGCGCTCGACGAGGACGTGGTGCTGGCGGGCGCCGCCGTTCTCGTGCTTTCCGCCCAGCTGGGGGTCTCGTGA
- the nagB gene encoding glucosamine-6-phosphate deaminase has product MEVVIAPADELARLAADAVEGLLRAEPETVLGLATGSSPLAVYDELARRHKDGLSFAHARAFMLDEYVGLSADHPERYRNVIEKEFAARVDLAPGAVQGPDGLAEDLPAACAAYEQAIADAGGVDLQLLGIGTDGHIAFNEPGSSLASRTRIKTLTKQTREDNARFFGGSVDDVPRHCLTQGLATIMSARHLVLLASGRAKAEAVHQLVEGPISAMWPATIMQMHPHATVLVDDAAASRLQLGDYYRQTYADKPDWQGL; this is encoded by the coding sequence ATGGAGGTAGTGATCGCGCCGGCCGACGAGCTGGCCCGGCTGGCGGCAGACGCCGTCGAAGGACTGCTGCGTGCCGAACCCGAGACGGTGCTGGGTCTGGCCACCGGGTCCTCGCCGCTGGCCGTGTACGACGAGCTGGCCCGTCGGCACAAGGACGGGCTCTCGTTCGCGCATGCCCGGGCGTTCATGCTCGACGAGTACGTGGGCCTGTCCGCCGACCACCCTGAGCGGTACCGCAACGTGATCGAGAAGGAGTTCGCCGCGCGCGTCGATCTCGCCCCGGGCGCGGTCCAGGGCCCGGACGGGCTCGCCGAGGACCTGCCGGCGGCCTGCGCCGCCTACGAGCAGGCGATCGCCGACGCCGGGGGCGTGGACCTGCAGCTGCTGGGCATCGGGACCGACGGGCACATCGCGTTCAACGAGCCCGGCTCCTCCCTCGCCTCCCGGACGAGGATCAAGACCCTGACGAAGCAGACCCGCGAGGACAACGCACGGTTCTTCGGCGGGTCCGTCGACGACGTGCCGCGGCACTGCCTCACGCAGGGCCTGGCCACGATCATGTCGGCGCGGCACCTGGTGCTGCTTGCCTCCGGCCGGGCGAAGGCCGAGGCGGTGCACCAGCTCGTGGAGGGCCCGATCTCCGCGATGTGGCCGGCCACCATCATGCAGATGCACCCGCACGCCACGGTCCTGGTCGACGACGCGGCGGCATCCCGCCTCCAGCTCGGCGACTACTACCGCCAGACCTACGCCGACAAGCCGGACTGGCAGGGCCTCTGA
- a CDS encoding carbohydrate ABC transporter permease, protein MIKIRKRLADTGFGFLAIIVFVFSAFPVYWMVNTSFLPNNRIRGENLSFFPTPDVFTLNNYRAAMFGEERAPFPPAVVNSIGVTFLTVVIALVVGFAAALALTRFNFKGRRTFILMILVVQMIPGEAMIISLFRIIDGWLLLNTIIGLTLVNIVGVLPFTIWTLRGFVNGVPKELEEAAMIDGCSRSSAFWRITFPLLAPGLVATGVFAFIQAWNEFVMALVIMQRPDAMTLPLWLRTFVQATQATNWGAVMAAAVLIAIPVVIFFLIVQGRMTGGLVSGAVKG, encoded by the coding sequence GTGATCAAGATCCGCAAGCGTCTTGCCGACACCGGGTTCGGTTTCCTGGCCATCATCGTCTTCGTGTTCTCGGCCTTCCCCGTGTACTGGATGGTCAACACGTCGTTCCTGCCGAACAACCGGATCCGCGGCGAGAACCTGTCGTTCTTCCCGACGCCGGACGTGTTCACGCTGAACAACTACCGCGCGGCGATGTTCGGCGAGGAGCGGGCGCCGTTCCCGCCGGCCGTCGTCAACTCCATCGGGGTCACGTTCCTGACCGTGGTCATCGCCCTGGTCGTGGGTTTTGCCGCGGCGCTCGCTCTGACCCGGTTCAACTTCAAGGGCCGCCGCACCTTCATCCTGATGATCCTGGTGGTCCAGATGATCCCCGGAGAGGCGATGATCATCTCGCTGTTCCGGATCATCGACGGCTGGCTCCTGCTCAACACGATCATCGGCCTGACGCTCGTGAACATCGTCGGCGTGCTCCCGTTCACGATCTGGACGCTGCGCGGATTTGTGAACGGTGTACCCAAGGAGCTGGAGGAGGCGGCGATGATCGACGGGTGTTCTCGGTCCAGCGCGTTCTGGCGCATCACGTTCCCGCTGCTCGCCCCGGGCCTGGTGGCCACGGGCGTGTTCGCCTTCATCCAGGCGTGGAACGAGTTCGTCATGGCGCTGGTGATCATGCAACGGCCTGACGCGATGACGCTGCCGCTGTGGCTGCGTACGTTCGTGCAGGCCACACAGGCTACGAACTGGGGTGCGGTTATGGCGGCGGCGGTTCTTATTGCGATCCCCGTGGTGATCTTCTTCCTGATCGTCCAGGGTCGGATGACCGGTGGTCTGGTCTCCGGCGCGGTGAAGGGCTGA
- a CDS encoding carbohydrate ABC transporter permease, with protein sequence MSTTLLDPPAPPRQETRQRRRPSYVPWLLLSATMVILGVLTGYPLLRLVVMSFQEYERAQLMGQPAEWVGFDNYAAILTDVEGFWAVLARSLVLMVVLVVVTMVIGMLVALLMIRVGKGMRLLMSVGLLLAWAMPSLAATTVWGWVFDTQYGVVNNLLTAITGDRWFGYSWLINPWAFFLILTCIVVWGAVPFVAFTLYAGLTQIPEEVMEAAQLDGASAFQRLRLIQVPYIRGIITVLVVLSMIWDLKLFTQVFILQDIGGNRELTSTIGVYIYQVGMAQGHYGVASAIGVVFLIIMLAISFPYVRRTLREEVQ encoded by the coding sequence ATGAGCACCACACTTCTTGATCCACCGGCGCCACCGCGCCAAGAGACCCGGCAGCGGCGCCGGCCGTCCTACGTGCCCTGGCTCCTGCTCTCGGCCACGATGGTCATCCTCGGTGTGCTCACCGGCTACCCCCTGCTCCGCCTGGTCGTCATGTCGTTCCAGGAGTACGAGCGCGCCCAGCTCATGGGCCAGCCCGCCGAGTGGGTCGGGTTCGACAACTACGCGGCGATCCTGACCGACGTCGAGGGCTTCTGGGCCGTGCTGGCCCGCAGCCTCGTGCTCATGGTCGTCCTCGTGGTCGTGACGATGGTGATCGGCATGCTCGTGGCGCTGCTCATGATCCGCGTCGGAAAGGGCATGCGGCTGCTGATGTCCGTCGGCCTGCTGCTGGCGTGGGCCATGCCGTCGCTGGCCGCGACCACCGTCTGGGGCTGGGTCTTCGACACGCAGTACGGCGTGGTCAACAACCTGCTCACCGCGATCACCGGGGACCGCTGGTTCGGCTACTCCTGGCTGATCAACCCGTGGGCGTTCTTCCTGATCCTGACCTGCATCGTCGTGTGGGGCGCCGTGCCGTTCGTCGCCTTCACGCTGTACGCGGGCCTCACGCAGATCCCGGAGGAGGTCATGGAGGCCGCGCAGCTCGACGGCGCGAGCGCGTTCCAGCGCCTCCGGCTCATCCAGGTGCCGTACATCCGCGGCATCATCACGGTGCTCGTGGTGCTGTCGATGATCTGGGACCTGAAGCTCTTCACGCAGGTGTTCATCCTGCAGGACATCGGCGGCAACCGTGAGCTGACCAGCACCATCGGCGTCTACATCTACCAGGTGGGTATGGCCCAGGGGCACTACGGGGTGGCGAGCGCGATCGGCGTCGTCTTCCTGATCATCATGCTGGCCATCTCGTTCCCCTATGTGCGGCGCACGCTGCGGGAGGAAGTCCAGTGA